A stretch of DNA from Vanacampus margaritifer isolate UIUO_Vmar chromosome 1, RoL_Vmar_1.0, whole genome shotgun sequence:
ATCCAAGTCCAACAGCATatccacaccaaaaaaaaaaggagggggggggaggtAAATGAAGGGAACCAATGGTCTACGCTAAATTAGTCACACCTTTTTTCACTCCTTTTTTTAAGTCCCATTGTTCCCAAAAGGGTAGTCGAGAACCCGTCTGATGCGTCACGTGACATGAGTGACACGTAAAAAAATTCCAGAGCTGACATATAAAAGCAACGCTCGTCGTCATCTTCCACACATCCTCTCCGCATCACGACTGCAAAGGTAACGTGACACAACTTTCCAGCCTACCTTTTCCACACTCCCTTTCGTGCCATGAAAGCCTAAACCTGTGACTTTAGTATTCAACGTACAAATCCAAACTGATGTGATGTAAATCAATgtgaagtttgtttgtttttccctgtCATTGCGCAGATGGCATTTGCTCTTCGCTCATTGCTTCTCCTGTGCGGGATCAGTGGACTGTTGACTGGAGTCGTAAGTGCaaataatatttacaatattacaAGCAAGAAACACCCAAGAATTTGCCAAGACTGCCTGCTTACACATATAGTGACTTCAGTAGGTGACATCCATCATGGGTGATTATTTTCTAACagtgaacatgtttttttttctttgcagtgGTCTGCGGCCAATTCAGCCAAAGGTGACAAGTCAGTCAAAGGTGACTTTAACACTTGacttatatataaaatatttgacaCTTGTTTGCAGTTATGTAATGTGTGTAAAATTCACTGTTTTTCAGTTCCTTCCTGTCCAAACGGATGGACTCGGTTGGATGACCGCTGTTTCTATGTCGTGAACCAGTCAAGAGACTTTGATGATGCAGAAGTAACAAGATAGATGCATTCATAAACGGCCTCAACATATTTCATGTCAACCCTGACCAAATTTATTTCCACTGTTTAGCTGACCTGCGTAGCAATCGGAGGGAATCTGGCCTCCATTCTAAGTACAGTTGAACATGCGGTAGTTCTCGCACTGGTTGACTATGGGACGACACCAACTCAAGCTTCCTGGATTGGATACAATGACATAGCGGCTGTAAGGCTTGAGCTAATACAAACATGAAAATCCAAGCAGTTGTTATCAAGACGTGTGACACATTCAAATGTGACTTCCAGGATACAGTCTTTGTGTGGACCGATGGATCAACTCCTGGTTTCGAGGTCTTTGAAGGTGGTGCTGCCCCTGTCAATGATGCTGAGGACTGTGTCGTAACAAATACCGGAACAGATAGTATGATTGGCTTTTGATTTCTATCAGGGAGGAGTACATATGTTGATGTTGATGTCTAAATCTTTttacttgtgtgtttttttcccagctctCTTCTGGGATGACGAGGACTGCACAACGGAGATTCCATTTGTTTGTGTCACTGGACTGCACTAAGACGTAACTGCCAACGTCACATATTCTCCAACAGCATCTTTCCTGTGGTCTTGATGTCTCCTCTGGGACACTACATGACATAAGCGGTGTCTTTCTGTTTCTGGATATgctctaaaatgtccttttCCACTTCTCCTGTGTGGTTGATTGCCAAAAAGCTAAACCAAATTTTGAAACTTCAAAGCTTTTCTCTTTAATAAATGAAGGAATCTGTCTCTGCATCcacgtacgtgtgtgtgttgctCGTGTGCGGACGTGCCGTTTGCTCCTTCTGGCTTACAGATTGTCAGAGCAAGTTTGGCGTATTcacatgctacatgctaagATAGAAAAGCGGATGTTGACTGATTGGTCCTCAGACACTGTAAGAATGGAAGGGCAAGCGTCAACCATCTCTTCATATAGATCAAAGTTTGCCACCAAAATTGGTACAAAATGTAACAGCAGAT
This window harbors:
- the LOC144054046 gene encoding galactose-specific lectin nattectin-like, whose translation is MAFALRSLLLLCGISGLLTGVWSAANSAKGDKSVKVPSCPNGWTRLDDRCFYVVNQSRDFDDAELTCVAIGGNLASILSTVEHAVVLALVDYGTTPTQASWIGYNDIAADTVFVWTDGSTPGFEVFEGGAAPVNDAEDCVVTNTGTDTLFWDDEDCTTEIPFVCVTGLH